The following proteins are encoded in a genomic region of Hemibagrus wyckioides isolate EC202008001 linkage group LG29, SWU_Hwy_1.0, whole genome shotgun sequence:
- the spink4 gene encoding serine peptidase inhibitor, Kazal type 4, protein MSILLFSVLILLATGSYGSSETYRKPRCSEMAEIMACPLNMAPVCGTDGITYANECGLCVQRLKTKSDILIAKDGSC, encoded by the exons atgtCCATTCTTCTGTTCTCTGTGTTGATCCTCCTAGctacag GATCATATGGATCTTCTGAAACGTACAGGAAG cctcGGTGCAGTGAGATGGCGGAGATCATGGCATGTCCTCTGAACATGGCTCCAGTGTGCGGCACAGATGGGATCACCTACGCCAACgagtgtggcctgtgtgtgcagagact GAAAACCAAATCGGACATCTTAATCGCCAAAGACGGCAGCTGCTGA